A portion of the Bacillus sp. es.034 genome contains these proteins:
- a CDS encoding rhodanese-like domain-containing protein, with translation MDSIKTITTDELEKKLKNGEDLLLVDVREDEEVEEGMIPGAKHIKMGEIPESLDQFDKDKEYIFICRSGNRSGNVAHYMHEQGYKVVNMEGGMMNWAGETAAKK, from the coding sequence ATGGATAGTATTAAGACGATTACAACGGATGAGCTGGAGAAGAAGTTGAAGAATGGTGAAGATCTGCTACTAGTGGATGTTCGTGAGGATGAAGAAGTGGAAGAGGGCATGATTCCTGGAGCGAAGCATATCAAGATGGGTGAAATCCCTGAGTCACTTGATCAATTCGATAAGGACAAGGAATATATTTTTATCTGCCGTTCAGGAAACCGCAGCGGAAATGTTGCCCACTACATGCATGAGCAAGGGTATAAAGTGGTGAACATGGAAGGCGGCATGATGAACTGGGCTGGGGAAACTGCAGCGAAGAAATAA
- a CDS encoding NAD(P)/FAD-dependent oxidoreductase: MVKKYDVIIIGGGPSGLMASIAAGENGAKVLLVDKGTKLGRKLAISGGGRCNVTNRLPVEEIIKHIPGNGRFLYSAFSEFNNEDIISFFENLGIQLKEEDHGRMFPVSNRAMDVVEALLGRMKELKVDTRTSTSVEEVLYENGKTAGILLKDGETITANAVVIAVGGKSVPHTGSTGDGYPWATKAGHTITDLFPTEVPLTSDEPFVKKKELQGLSLRSVDLSVLNPKGKKIVTHKMDMIFTHLGISGPAVLRCSQYVVKAMKKWNLTHVAMQIDSMPDQNEEQLFQSLHKQVKEDGKKAAKNIFKGLVPERYLLFLLDRAEIDHDEKGDHISSEKVRHFAKLLKQFTFNVNGTLSIDKAFVTGGGVSIKEIEPKTMASKKMDGLFFCGEVLDIHGYTGGYNITSALVTGRLAGLNAAKV, from the coding sequence ATGGTAAAAAAATACGATGTCATCATCATAGGCGGAGGACCATCGGGCTTAATGGCCAGTATCGCAGCCGGGGAAAACGGCGCGAAAGTCCTTCTTGTAGATAAAGGAACAAAGCTTGGCAGAAAGCTTGCCATTTCAGGAGGCGGCCGCTGCAACGTGACCAACCGGCTTCCTGTAGAGGAAATCATCAAGCATATCCCCGGGAACGGGCGTTTTCTATACAGTGCATTTTCAGAGTTTAATAATGAAGATATCATTTCCTTCTTTGAAAACTTGGGGATTCAGTTGAAAGAAGAAGATCACGGACGGATGTTCCCTGTATCGAACAGGGCCATGGATGTAGTCGAAGCTTTGCTCGGGCGCATGAAGGAACTGAAGGTCGACACCCGGACAAGTACCAGCGTCGAAGAAGTTCTGTACGAAAATGGCAAAACGGCGGGCATCCTCTTGAAAGACGGGGAAACCATCACCGCAAACGCTGTCGTGATCGCGGTCGGCGGCAAGTCCGTCCCTCACACCGGTTCGACTGGGGACGGGTATCCATGGGCGACGAAAGCCGGGCATACGATCACGGACCTGTTTCCGACAGAAGTTCCCCTTACGTCGGACGAGCCATTTGTGAAAAAGAAAGAGCTGCAGGGCCTTTCTTTGCGCAGCGTCGATTTAAGCGTTTTGAATCCGAAAGGGAAAAAGATCGTCACCCATAAGATGGACATGATCTTCACTCACCTCGGTATTTCCGGCCCGGCTGTTCTCCGCTGCAGCCAATACGTCGTAAAGGCCATGAAGAAATGGAACCTGACACACGTGGCCATGCAGATCGACTCCATGCCCGATCAAAATGAAGAGCAGCTATTCCAATCCCTGCATAAGCAGGTGAAGGAAGATGGAAAGAAAGCGGCGAAAAATATTTTTAAAGGCCTGGTCCCTGAGCGATATCTTCTCTTTCTACTTGACCGTGCAGAAATCGATCATGATGAAAAAGGGGATCACATCTCCTCAGAAAAGGTCCGTCATTTTGCCAAGCTCTTAAAACAATTCACCTTCAATGTGAACGGCACACTATCCATTGATAAAGCCTTTGTAACGGGAGGCGGGGTTTCCATCAAAGAAATCGAACCTAAAACGATGGCTTCGAAAAAGATGGATGGCCTCTTCTTCTGCGGGGAAGTGCTTGATATCCATGGTTACACAGGCGGATACAATATCACCTCTGCCCTGGTGACCGGTCGGCTTGCCGGGTTGAATGCAGCAAAGGTTTAA
- a CDS encoding polysaccharide biosynthesis protein, whose product MSSKLIRGTFILTLGTFISKFLGLFYVIPFDDLLKGHEEGASLYQYGYVPYTIFLTVATAGVPLAVSKFVSKYNAIGEYAVGRKLFKSGLVLMTLTGVVSFLIMYAFAPIFAEMTIKSDEQVISVAQVTTVIRAVSFALIIIPFMSLIRGFFQGHQSMGPTAVSQVIEQIVRIVFLLGGIYVVLNILDGTVTTAISVATFAAFVGGLASLGALIWYWFKRKPHLDELLEEDRGNEEISLKAMYKEIIAYSIPFIFVGLANPLFQLVDQITFNTAMADIGNAKVSDHAFAVLNFYTHKLVIIPVSLATAFSMTLIPLITTSYTSGDRKTMRRNIDQTFQILLFLTVPAALGLALLAEPMYTLFYHSDALGTSILRSYAPVAILFALFAVTAAILQGIDEQKFTIFSLLVGLLLKLVLNIPLIRLFETQGAVLATTIGYVVAILINLYVIKKYARYQFRLILRRTMFIGALNAVMAGVVLVLYAVLVKFLSPETGFQSIILVAICGGVGALVYFYLSLRSKLADKLFGDKISKIRSKLRIG is encoded by the coding sequence ATGTCATCTAAATTAATTAGAGGAACGTTTATCTTAACGTTAGGGACCTTTATTTCGAAGTTTTTGGGTCTTTTTTATGTTATACCGTTCGATGATTTGTTAAAAGGTCATGAAGAAGGGGCATCCCTTTATCAATATGGATATGTACCTTATACGATCTTTCTGACAGTAGCGACTGCAGGAGTGCCACTGGCCGTTTCAAAATTCGTTTCAAAATATAATGCCATCGGGGAATATGCCGTAGGGCGGAAATTGTTTAAATCCGGGCTCGTCCTCATGACGCTGACTGGTGTCGTATCATTCCTCATCATGTATGCATTTGCACCGATCTTCGCAGAAATGACGATCAAAAGCGATGAGCAGGTCATTTCCGTTGCTCAGGTGACCACCGTCATCCGGGCCGTGAGCTTTGCCTTGATCATCATTCCGTTCATGAGTTTGATCCGCGGATTCTTCCAGGGTCATCAATCCATGGGGCCGACAGCGGTTTCCCAGGTGATTGAACAGATCGTCCGGATCGTCTTCCTCCTTGGCGGGATTTATGTCGTATTGAACATTCTGGATGGGACCGTGACAACGGCCATTTCCGTTGCGACATTCGCTGCTTTCGTAGGGGGGCTTGCGAGTCTTGGAGCATTGATCTGGTATTGGTTCAAGCGGAAACCTCATTTGGATGAACTTCTTGAAGAGGACCGGGGGAACGAAGAGATTTCGTTAAAAGCGATGTACAAAGAAATCATTGCCTATTCGATTCCCTTCATTTTTGTGGGACTCGCCAATCCATTGTTTCAATTGGTGGATCAGATCACCTTCAATACCGCCATGGCGGATATCGGGAACGCGAAGGTCTCGGACCACGCTTTTGCCGTATTGAACTTCTACACGCATAAGCTCGTGATCATTCCGGTGTCACTGGCGACAGCTTTCTCCATGACGCTGATTCCGCTGATTACGACATCGTATACGAGCGGTGACCGGAAGACGATGCGCAGGAACATTGACCAGACCTTTCAGATTCTGTTGTTTCTGACCGTGCCGGCAGCACTCGGACTGGCCCTTTTGGCTGAACCGATGTATACGTTGTTCTATCACAGCGATGCCCTCGGAACCTCGATTTTACGTTCTTATGCACCTGTTGCGATCCTGTTTGCACTATTTGCGGTCACTGCAGCGATTCTTCAAGGGATCGATGAGCAGAAATTCACGATTTTCAGCCTGCTGGTCGGCCTGCTTCTGAAGCTGGTCCTGAATATCCCGCTCATTCGCCTTTTTGAAACACAGGGTGCCGTGCTTGCGACGACGATCGGATATGTAGTGGCGATTCTGATCAATCTCTATGTGATTAAAAAGTATGCACGATATCAGTTCAGGTTGATTTTGAGAAGGACCATGTTCATCGGCGCTTTGAATGCCGTCATGGCCGGAGTCGTATTGGTACTGTATGCTGTCCTGGTTAAATTCCTTAGTCCGGAGACAGGATTCCAATCGATCATCCTTGTAGCCATCTGCGGCGGAGTGGGAGCACTCGTTTACTTCTATCTGAGCTTAAGAAGCAAACTCGCGGACAAATTGTTCGGTGACAAGATTTCGAAAATCCGCAGTAAACTGCGCATCGGGTAA
- a CDS encoding nuclease-related domain-containing protein — protein MAQLIKLQDYVSRYETDLYRYPSQFVRLKKQQWEKMKQHWENGDLPKPSPPVQEWADEEKNSMKDKLFSLFKKKEEEDEEEVIPEPSDEDLHLDMDAGQDIHSEEELKASFLNLVFDFQLRWASSTITEKSYVDNSYHYDERLRYLLQRFPDNIFVMYNPVLKIKNAPVELETVLITPTGIWCLTFLEFEEGTAYVGSGERFWVKKWGDREEKVLNPLIGLKRMERIVHQITRHAGVELPIYQAVISRNGYIDYPQSPVGIQFLDKRIHHEWFQQQRSSSSPIKSVQLKAAQAIMEYCQTTSFKRLQWEEAASDE, from the coding sequence ATGGCACAGCTGATTAAACTTCAAGATTACGTTTCACGATACGAAACGGATTTATATAGATATCCTTCCCAATTTGTCCGATTAAAAAAGCAGCAATGGGAAAAAATGAAACAACATTGGGAGAATGGAGATCTGCCAAAGCCATCACCACCAGTGCAGGAATGGGCTGACGAGGAGAAGAACTCCATGAAAGACAAGCTCTTTTCCCTTTTTAAGAAGAAAGAGGAGGAAGATGAAGAAGAAGTGATTCCGGAGCCCAGTGATGAAGACCTTCATTTGGACATGGATGCAGGTCAGGATATCCACTCGGAAGAGGAACTGAAGGCTTCCTTCTTGAACCTTGTATTTGATTTTCAGCTGAGATGGGCGAGTTCCACGATCACGGAGAAATCCTATGTGGATAACAGCTACCATTATGACGAACGATTACGGTATCTCCTGCAACGCTTCCCGGATAATATTTTTGTCATGTACAACCCCGTCCTGAAAATTAAAAATGCACCCGTCGAACTGGAAACGGTCCTGATCACCCCTACAGGCATATGGTGTTTGACCTTTCTCGAGTTTGAAGAGGGAACAGCCTATGTCGGTTCAGGGGAGCGGTTCTGGGTGAAAAAATGGGGGGATAGGGAAGAGAAGGTGTTAAATCCCCTTATCGGGTTGAAAAGGATGGAGAGAATCGTCCATCAGATCACCCGTCATGCCGGGGTGGAACTGCCCATTTACCAAGCCGTCATAAGCAGGAATGGGTACATAGATTATCCGCAATCCCCAGTCGGGATTCAGTTTTTGGACAAACGGATCCACCATGAATGGTTCCAGCAGCAACGTTCAAGCTCTTCACCGATCAAGAGTGTTCAGCTGAAAGCGGCTCAGGCCATTATGGAATATTGTCAAACGACATCCTTCAAGAGGCTGCAGTGGGAAGAAGCGGCGTCAGATGAGTAG
- the cysK gene encoding cysteine synthase A, which yields MKVVQNIAELIGDTPLVKLNRLNPADGADVYVKLEFYNPSKSVKDRAAYQMIVEAEKEGFLKEGSTIIEPTSGNTGIGLAMNAAARGYRAILVMPDTMTQERINLLKAYGAEVVLTPGDDKMPGAIEKAKELTEQIPNSFMPMQFENDANPDAHRKTTALEIVEAMKQIGKPLSAFVATAGTGGTITGTGEVLKEHYPELAVHVVEPAGSPVLSGGKPGKHKLVGTSPGFVPDILNTDVYDEIHKIEDEQAYDIARRMASEEGILVGPSSGAACYAAIEVAKKLSPEDVVVCIACDTGERYLSSDLFRF from the coding sequence ATGAAAGTTGTACAAAATATCGCAGAATTGATCGGGGACACCCCCCTTGTAAAATTAAATCGGTTAAACCCTGCTGACGGCGCGGATGTATATGTAAAATTGGAATTCTACAATCCGAGTAAAAGCGTCAAGGACAGAGCCGCCTATCAAATGATCGTGGAAGCGGAAAAAGAAGGCTTCTTAAAAGAAGGTTCAACCATCATCGAGCCTACCAGTGGAAACACGGGGATCGGCCTTGCCATGAATGCAGCGGCTCGGGGCTATCGTGCAATCCTTGTGATGCCGGATACGATGACTCAAGAACGTATCAACCTCCTGAAGGCCTATGGAGCAGAAGTGGTATTGACACCAGGGGATGACAAAATGCCCGGTGCCATCGAAAAAGCGAAAGAACTGACAGAGCAAATCCCTAACAGCTTCATGCCCATGCAGTTTGAAAACGATGCGAATCCGGATGCCCACCGGAAAACAACGGCCCTTGAGATTGTTGAGGCCATGAAGCAAATCGGCAAGCCGCTTTCTGCATTTGTCGCAACGGCGGGTACAGGGGGAACGATCACTGGAACAGGTGAGGTCCTCAAGGAGCATTACCCCGAGCTTGCTGTCCATGTAGTGGAGCCGGCGGGATCACCGGTCCTATCCGGAGGGAAACCAGGAAAGCATAAATTGGTCGGTACAAGTCCAGGCTTCGTTCCCGACATCCTGAATACGGATGTGTATGATGAAATTCATAAAATCGAAGACGAACAGGCCTATGACATCGCCCGCCGAATGGCAAGCGAAGAAGGAATCTTAGTCGGACCATCATCAGGGGCCGCCTGTTACGCTGCGATCGAAGTGGCGAAAAAGCTATCACCTGAAGATGTCGTCGTCTGCATCGCCTGCGATACGGGAGAACGTTATCTATCAAGTGACTTATTCAGATTTTAA
- a CDS encoding sporulation protein Cse60, giving the protein MIQVKVFDYEHEKDLEKDMNHFLSKMDDKKIVDIKYHVAAMSEEVEDQIYCFSAMVVYRK; this is encoded by the coding sequence ATGATCCAGGTAAAGGTATTCGATTATGAGCATGAAAAAGATTTAGAGAAGGATATGAACCATTTTCTCAGCAAGATGGATGATAAAAAGATCGTGGATATTAAATATCATGTGGCTGCGATGTCCGAGGAAGTGGAGGACCAGATCTATTGCTTCTCTGCCATGGTCGTGTACAGAAAATAA
- a CDS encoding DeoR family transcriptional regulator, which yields MKPSTNRMLTRIKAVYMYIKQKGTVTTQDLVDEFGITPRTIQRDLNVLAYNDLVQSPSRGQWTTTEKKVKLTS from the coding sequence TTGAAACCTTCAACCAATCGTATGCTCACTAGAATCAAAGCTGTATACATGTACATCAAACAGAAGGGTACTGTAACAACTCAAGATCTTGTAGACGAATTTGGCATTACTCCTCGCACTATACAAAGAGATCTCAACGTGTTAGCTTATAACGACCTCGTCCAAAGCCCGAGCCGGGGACAGTGGACAACAACAGAGAAGAAAGTGAAGTTGACGTCATAA
- the pepV gene encoding dipeptidase PepV yields the protein MSINWTNEVEKRKDDLLKDLQKFLQIKSVLDEEGATEEAPLGKGVKEALSYLLTLGEKDGFTPKNVDHLAGHLEFGEGKDLLGILCHVDVVPEGDGWSVDPYGGEIKDGKIFARGAIDDKGPTMAAYYAMKIIKDLDPTFNKRIRMIIGTDEESDWRCVEHYFKNEEMPTIGFAPDADFPIIHAEKGIADYDLVQVKPEQVTESGIKVLSFESGRRYNMVPDFAKAILVVDEDHTKWVQNFEIFTKDEGVKGSYYIENGELVFQVEGVSSHGMEPDNGKNAGLYLAAFLSKLPLSSQGKQFFEFTAKHFFKDSRGIQLGVSYTDDITGDLTINVGKLRYSEAEGGRLGLNMRYPVTFDMDKGKGIIENIEGYSIENFSDSKPHHVSKDDELVQTLKKVYEDQTGERGELLSIGGGTYARSLEAGVAFGALFPGREDIAHQKDEYMYIEDLLKATAIYAQAIYELACES from the coding sequence ATGAGTATCAATTGGACGAATGAAGTGGAGAAGCGGAAAGATGATTTGCTTAAAGACTTGCAGAAATTCCTTCAGATCAAGAGTGTGCTGGATGAAGAGGGTGCGACTGAAGAAGCGCCGCTCGGAAAAGGTGTGAAGGAAGCTCTGTCTTATCTGTTGACTCTGGGTGAAAAAGACGGATTCACTCCTAAAAACGTCGATCACCTTGCCGGGCATTTGGAATTCGGCGAAGGGAAGGATCTTCTCGGCATTCTTTGCCACGTGGATGTCGTTCCTGAAGGGGACGGATGGAGCGTCGACCCATATGGCGGTGAGATCAAGGACGGAAAGATCTTTGCCCGTGGAGCGATCGATGATAAGGGACCGACCATGGCCGCTTATTATGCTATGAAAATTATCAAGGACCTGGACCCTACCTTCAATAAGAGGATCCGCATGATCATCGGTACCGATGAAGAAAGCGATTGGAGATGCGTAGAGCACTATTTCAAAAACGAGGAAATGCCGACGATCGGATTTGCTCCTGATGCGGATTTCCCGATCATTCATGCTGAAAAAGGGATCGCGGATTATGATCTGGTACAGGTGAAGCCAGAGCAGGTGACTGAATCAGGGATCAAGGTCCTTTCCTTCGAATCCGGCCGCCGGTATAACATGGTACCTGACTTTGCAAAAGCCATCCTGGTTGTGGATGAGGATCATACGAAATGGGTGCAGAACTTTGAAATCTTCACGAAGGATGAAGGGGTCAAAGGAAGCTATTATATCGAAAATGGAGAGCTCGTGTTCCAGGTGGAAGGCGTGTCTTCACACGGCATGGAGCCTGACAATGGGAAAAATGCAGGTCTTTATTTAGCCGCTTTCTTATCAAAGCTGCCACTTTCCTCTCAAGGGAAACAGTTCTTTGAATTCACGGCGAAGCATTTCTTCAAGGATTCAAGGGGAATCCAGCTCGGTGTCAGCTATACGGACGACATTACGGGAGATCTGACCATCAATGTCGGGAAGCTCCGCTACTCGGAAGCTGAAGGCGGAAGACTGGGCTTGAACATGCGTTATCCGGTGACGTTTGATATGGATAAAGGAAAGGGTATCATCGAGAACATTGAGGGGTATTCCATCGAGAATTTCTCAGATAGCAAACCTCATCATGTTTCCAAAGATGATGAACTCGTACAGACCCTGAAAAAGGTATATGAAGATCAGACGGGCGAAAGAGGCGAGTTATTGAGTATCGGTGGAGGAACATATGCAAGAAGTCTCGAAGCCGGCGTAGCCTTCGGGGCATTATTCCCGGGCCGTGAAGATATTGCCCATCAAAAGGATGAATACATGTATATCGAGGATCTCCTTAAAGCGACGGCCATTTATGCCCAGGCGATTTATGAATTAGCGTGTGAATCATAG
- the dat gene encoding D-amino-acid transaminase produces MNTVFVNGELIDRDKAKVDIEDRGYQFGDGIYEVIRVYDGNTFTMKEHMERLYQSAEKMKLSIPYEEADFTSKLLHLIDINGVRDGIVYLQVTRGVSARQHHFPSEDIVGSVVAYTKDFPVPAHQMEQGVTAKLVEDIRWLRCDIKSLNLLGNLLAKQEAASEGHFEAILHRGGTVTEGSSSNAFMVKNGVIYTHPVTNLILNGITRRVIENLCSKNGISFQEETFSVSELMAADEVFIASTTSEVMPVVAIDGQVIGEGTPGAVTKRLQSLFNERKGMEVR; encoded by the coding sequence ATGAACACAGTATTTGTAAACGGGGAACTGATCGATCGTGACAAGGCGAAGGTCGATATCGAGGACCGTGGTTATCAATTTGGGGACGGCATTTATGAAGTGATCCGAGTGTATGACGGAAACACATTCACCATGAAGGAGCATATGGAAAGACTGTATCAAAGCGCTGAAAAAATGAAGCTTTCCATCCCGTATGAAGAAGCGGATTTCACATCTAAACTCCTTCATTTGATTGACATCAATGGCGTCAGGGACGGAATCGTATATCTACAGGTGACACGTGGGGTATCAGCACGTCAGCATCATTTTCCTTCAGAAGATATAGTGGGAAGTGTCGTCGCGTATACGAAGGACTTCCCTGTTCCGGCTCACCAAATGGAGCAGGGTGTGACAGCCAAGCTCGTGGAAGATATCAGGTGGCTGCGCTGTGACATTAAGAGTCTTAATCTCCTTGGTAACCTTCTGGCAAAACAGGAGGCGGCGTCAGAAGGGCACTTCGAAGCAATTCTGCATCGCGGCGGCACGGTAACCGAAGGCTCCTCTTCCAATGCCTTTATGGTGAAAAACGGGGTCATCTATACGCATCCCGTGACAAACCTGATCCTGAATGGGATCACAAGAAGAGTCATTGAAAATCTATGCAGTAAAAATGGGATCTCTTTTCAAGAAGAGACGTTTTCCGTTTCTGAATTGATGGCAGCAGATGAAGTATTCATTGCCAGTACCACTTCAGAAGTGATGCCTGTGGTCGCAATCGATGGACAGGTAATTGGAGAAGGAACACCAGGTGCTGTCACGAAAAGGCTTCAGTCGCTGTTCAATGAAAGAAAAGGGATGGAAGTCCGTTAA
- a CDS encoding pseudouridine synthase, with translation MDLRIDKMLANMGYGSRKEVKKLLKDGGLQVNGEVIKDGKVHIDTEKDTVMLYGEQVEYKEFIYLLMNKPPGVISATEDGQDETVIDLLQLEDQIFNPFPVGRLDKDTEGFLLITNDGQLSHQLLSPKRHVPKTYFAVIDGEVTEADVEAFKDGVTLDDGYETKPGDLTILKSGLTSDIELTITEGKFHQVKRMFESVGKRVVYLKRLTMGPLKLDEDLELGEYRELTEEEVTLLKEYKPQ, from the coding sequence ATTGACTTGAGAATAGATAAAATGCTTGCGAATATGGGCTACGGCAGCCGGAAGGAAGTAAAGAAACTATTAAAGGATGGCGGACTTCAGGTGAATGGGGAAGTCATCAAGGATGGAAAGGTCCATATTGATACTGAAAAGGATACCGTCATGCTGTACGGTGAACAGGTCGAGTATAAGGAATTCATCTACCTGCTGATGAATAAGCCGCCGGGAGTCATTTCCGCCACTGAAGACGGACAGGATGAAACGGTGATTGATTTACTTCAGCTCGAAGATCAAATCTTCAATCCGTTCCCAGTGGGAAGACTGGATAAGGATACGGAAGGCTTCCTTCTGATCACGAACGACGGTCAATTATCCCACCAGCTTCTTTCACCGAAGCGCCATGTGCCGAAGACGTATTTTGCCGTGATCGACGGAGAAGTGACCGAAGCCGATGTGGAAGCGTTCAAAGATGGTGTCACCTTGGATGATGGATATGAAACGAAGCCTGGGGATTTAACGATCTTAAAGTCGGGTCTGACTTCGGATATCGAATTGACGATTACGGAAGGAAAATTCCATCAGGTGAAAAGGATGTTTGAAAGTGTCGGGAAGCGCGTGGTCTATCTGAAGCGTTTGACCATGGGACCCCTTAAGCTTGATGAAGACCTGGAGCTTGGTGAGTACCGTGAACTGACGGAAGAGGAAGTAACGCTTTTGAAAGAATATAAACCCCAATAA
- the thpR gene encoding RNA 2',3'-cyclic phosphodiesterase — translation MLKSHYFFALSLPEGTKEYINSCMEPMRLEGSFKKWVHPEDFHLTLAFLGSAEELGPVMDKVGMLRYPSFPLTLSRFGTFGNGDSPRILWMGVEPSNMLHRLRDLVYGASEEAGFQLDQRPFSPHITVGRKWNEEYPFTQEWLNGFRPAECHTFTATEVVLYQTHMDRLPKYEAIHTIPLQAN, via the coding sequence ATGTTGAAATCCCACTATTTCTTTGCTCTTTCCCTGCCAGAGGGCACGAAAGAATATATAAATTCATGCATGGAGCCAATGAGGCTTGAGGGCTCGTTCAAGAAATGGGTCCACCCGGAGGATTTTCACCTGACTCTGGCCTTTTTGGGGAGTGCGGAGGAACTCGGGCCGGTCATGGATAAAGTGGGGATGTTGAGGTATCCTTCTTTTCCGTTGACCTTGAGCAGGTTTGGTACGTTTGGTAATGGTGATTCCCCGAGGATCCTGTGGATGGGGGTCGAGCCTTCCAACATGCTGCACCGTCTCAGGGACCTTGTATATGGTGCAAGTGAAGAAGCGGGCTTTCAATTGGATCAGAGACCATTTTCACCGCATATCACAGTGGGGCGGAAATGGAATGAGGAATATCCCTTTACCCAAGAGTGGCTCAATGGATTCCGGCCTGCAGAGTGTCATACGTTTACAGCAACAGAAGTGGTATTATATCAAACCCACATGGACCGGCTCCCTAAGTATGAAGCCATCCACACCATACCTTTACAGGCAAATTGA